The genomic region AGACAATTGCTTGAAAAAGACTACGATTTAGCCGATGTGTGCCGACAAATCAGGTTTTACATGGAATATCAGTCTCGCCTGCAACTTTTGCACTACCTTTTTGGTATAGCCAAAGCCGATGGATATATTTCAGCCGAAGAGCTTAATACTGTTACTAAAATTGCAAACTATATTGGCGTTACCACCAAAGATTTTGAAAGTATTAAAGCCATGTTTATTGTAAACACCAATTCCGACTACGAAATATTGGAAATAAAACCAGATGCAAGCGATGATGAAGTGAAAAAAGCGTATCGCAGAATGGCTCTTAAATATCACCCCGACAAAGTTGCTCACCTTGGCGAAAATGTGCAAAAAGCTGCTAACGAAAAATTTCAGAAATTGCAAAATGCTTACGACAATATAAAAAAGGAAAGAAATATAGTTTAATTCGTGTTACTTAAAACCATATCCCCTATTTGCTATACACCAATAGTTTGTAACATTTCAGCGGATTTGTACAACAATTAAATAAAATATTTTACTTTTTTTGTAACTTTTTGTAGCCCTATTTCGTATTAGTAATAAAAACAGGCAAATTTTATGACTTTAAAAGAATATAATACTTGTGTTGACCTTTATGCCGACGGCTTGTATA from Lentimicrobiaceae bacterium harbors:
- a CDS encoding TerB family tellurite resistance protein — translated: MAKLLKWIGGGLGWVAGGPIGALIGFAIGALFEGYNESKTQYKSRKGRFERPQTTKSGFYITLLVLSASVMKADGRNLKSELDYIKAFLLRQFGETEAQRQLQILRQLLEKDYDLADVCRQIRFYMEYQSRLQLLHYLFGIAKADGYISAEELNTVTKIANYIGVTTKDFESIKAMFIVNTNSDYEILEIKPDASDDEVKKAYRRMALKYHPDKVAHLGENVQKAANEKFQKLQNAYDNIKKERNIV